The Paenibacillus sophorae genome has a segment encoding these proteins:
- the pxpB gene encoding 5-oxoprolinase subunit PxpB, producing MAWSFYPLGDSAVSVEFGQSISAKIHKEIRAAVHRIEIDPFPGFIECVPSFAAISVFYDLAALRIPDRNRTAFDHVCSILRDKLMLTGDGLRDESTRIIDIPVCYGGEFGPDLGLVAESNGLSEEEVVSIHAGEQYLVYAIGFAPGFPYLGGMPDTIAAPRKKTPRLRIPAGSVGIAGSQTGIYPIETPGGWQIIGRTPLELFRPDESPPTLLQGGDYIRFRPIGQDEYLRLRRMQP from the coding sequence ATGGCCTGGTCTTTTTATCCTCTGGGAGACTCGGCGGTATCAGTTGAATTTGGCCAGAGCATTAGTGCAAAGATACACAAAGAGATTAGAGCGGCCGTACATCGGATTGAAATAGATCCCTTCCCCGGCTTTATCGAATGTGTACCTTCCTTTGCTGCGATAAGCGTATTTTATGATTTGGCGGCGCTGCGCATTCCGGACCGGAACCGGACGGCGTTTGACCATGTTTGTTCTATCCTGCGCGATAAGCTGATGTTGACTGGAGACGGCCTGCGGGATGAAAGCACAAGGATCATTGACATTCCGGTCTGCTATGGCGGGGAATTTGGCCCGGACCTTGGGCTTGTGGCGGAATCGAACGGTTTATCCGAGGAGGAGGTCGTTTCGATTCATGCCGGAGAACAATATCTTGTATATGCCATCGGCTTTGCCCCGGGTTTTCCTTACCTGGGTGGAATGCCGGACACAATTGCGGCACCGCGCAAAAAGACACCGAGGCTTCGCATTCCCGCCGGCTCGGTCGGCATTGCCGGTTCCCAAACCGGAATCTATCCCATAGAGACGCCGGGAGGCTGGCAGATTATCGGCCGGACTCCGCTTGAACTGTTTCGGCCGGACGAATCGCCGCCGACCCTGCTCCAGGGAGGGGATTATATCCGGTTTCGCCCCATCGGACAGGATGAATACCTGAGATTGCGAAGGATGCAGCCGTGA
- a CDS encoding biotin-dependent carboxyltransferase family protein — protein sequence MSIEIHKPGLLATVQDLGRTGYGKYGVIVSGAMDRFAHRTANWLAGNGDGAAALEITLSGFAAEFKQDHWIAITGGNMAPVIDGRAVPMWRPVFAQRGSRLVLKQPVSGCRAYLAVSGGWDVPKVMGSRSTYLRAGIGGFEGRALRAGDELPVGQGRLRAPAALTGDDSFYAVSWAVPWSVLPAYRQNPEIRFTRGRQWDDFTHRSRQAFMELSYKVTPQSDRMGYRLSGPSLELESPREYLSEAVALGTVQIPADGQPIVLMADRQTLGGYPKIAQVISADLPVMAQAAPGGHILFREVTLGEAEALYIRQERKLKRLETMIRLKLKEGYHA from the coding sequence GTGAGCATTGAAATACATAAACCGGGCCTGCTTGCGACCGTTCAGGATCTTGGCAGAACGGGCTATGGGAAATACGGTGTAATCGTCTCGGGAGCGATGGACCGTTTTGCCCATCGCACGGCGAACTGGCTAGCGGGGAACGGGGATGGAGCGGCGGCGCTTGAGATCACGCTCTCGGGCTTTGCCGCCGAGTTTAAGCAGGATCACTGGATTGCGATAACGGGAGGCAATATGGCTCCCGTTATCGACGGGAGGGCGGTGCCGATGTGGCGTCCCGTGTTCGCTCAAAGAGGAAGCAGGCTGGTTCTCAAGCAGCCGGTCTCCGGCTGCCGGGCGTATTTGGCGGTATCCGGCGGATGGGATGTTCCCAAGGTAATGGGCAGCCGCAGTACGTACTTGCGTGCCGGGATCGGCGGATTTGAGGGAAGAGCGCTTAGAGCGGGAGATGAGCTTCCCGTAGGCCAGGGCCGACTGCGGGCTCCGGCGGCGCTCACGGGAGATGATTCTTTTTATGCGGTTTCCTGGGCCGTTCCCTGGTCGGTACTTCCTGCCTACAGACAAAACCCGGAAATCCGGTTCACCCGGGGCCGCCAGTGGGACGACTTCACTCACCGCAGCCGGCAAGCTTTTATGGAGTTATCCTACAAGGTAACTCCACAATCGGACCGGATGGGCTATCGCTTATCCGGACCGTCTCTAGAGCTGGAATCGCCGCGTGAGTATCTTTCCGAGGCCGTAGCGCTTGGGACGGTCCAGATTCCGGCGGACGGGCAGCCGATTGTGCTGATGGCCGACCGCCAGACACTGGGCGGCTATCCGAAGATTGCGCAAGTCATAAGCGCGGATCTCCCCGTGATGGCCCAGGCTGCGCCGGGAGGACATATCCTGTTTCGGGAAGTAACGCTTGGAGAAGCCGAAGCCCTGTATATACGCCAGGAGCGCAAGTTGAAGCGGCTTGAAACGATGATCAGGCTGAAGCTGAAGGAGGGTTATCATGCTTGA
- a CDS encoding LamB/YcsF family protein, which translates to MLEVDLNCDMGESFGAYTIGADEDLLQEVTSANIACGFHAGDPSVMRKSVRSALASGVSIGAHPGLPDLTGFGRRNMDITPEEAFDLVTYQIGALEAFVRQEGGKLRHVKPHGALYNMAAASRPLADAIAMAVHRFDPSLVLYGLAGSELLAAGREAGLPTASEVFADRTYQRDGSLTPRRQAGAVITDMEQSVRQVIRMVKEGTVAAVDGTVVPLEAETVCIHGDGAGAAVFARELRRRLEAEGITVRPKQ; encoded by the coding sequence ATGCTTGAGGTGGATTTGAATTGCGATATGGGAGAGAGCTTTGGCGCTTATACAATCGGCGCGGATGAGGATTTGTTACAGGAAGTCACCTCGGCGAATATTGCCTGCGGGTTCCATGCGGGCGATCCCTCCGTCATGCGTAAGTCGGTCCGGTCCGCACTGGCATCGGGGGTGAGTATCGGAGCCCATCCGGGCCTGCCCGATCTTACGGGCTTCGGAAGAAGGAATATGGACATTACTCCCGAAGAGGCGTTCGATCTCGTCACCTACCAGATTGGAGCATTGGAGGCCTTCGTCCGGCAGGAGGGAGGGAAGCTCCGGCATGTCAAACCGCACGGCGCTTTGTACAATATGGCTGCGGCATCCCGTCCGCTTGCCGACGCCATAGCCATGGCCGTCCACCGGTTCGACCCGTCTCTGGTGCTGTACGGCCTGGCCGGAAGCGAGCTGCTTGCCGCCGGCCGCGAGGCGGGGCTGCCCACGGCAAGCGAAGTATTCGCCGACCGTACCTATCAGCGGGACGGGTCGCTGACGCCGAGACGCCAGGCGGGCGCGGTCATTACCGATATGGAGCAGTCGGTCCGCCAAGTGATCCGTATGGTAAAAGAAGGCACGGTTGCTGCTGTGGACGGCACGGTAGTCCCGCTTGAAGCGGAGACGGTCTGCATCCATGGAGACGGCGCCGGCGCAGCCGTATTTGCCAGAGAACTACGCCGGCGGTTGGAGGCAGAAGGAATCACAGTTAGGCCGAAGCAGTAG
- a CDS encoding spermidine synthase — MKLLYNTCGDGHAIKVYDTDELYGEKGRFRVLQFSEEAVQGAVDLDCPERIVFEYPRAIIHLMELNNPEFEDAFIIGHGIGTISGYFSGKKIKTAEIGSQIEEISRTYFGYSGDHVRVGDGRRKLEQERDGAFDYIVLDAFSDKGTPRHLMSEEFFRLVRAKLNPYGIMLMNLMGKGGNDRLIQAVYTTLASIFPHTQAFVLPSEGASTLKNMILAGSSRPIAYKARQMAGFIGTLLPPGHILSD, encoded by the coding sequence TTGAAGCTGCTTTATAACACCTGCGGAGACGGCCATGCCATTAAGGTATACGATACGGATGAATTATACGGTGAGAAGGGACGTTTCCGGGTGCTGCAGTTCTCGGAAGAAGCGGTTCAAGGAGCGGTGGATTTGGATTGTCCAGAGCGCATCGTGTTCGAGTATCCGAGAGCGATCATTCATTTGATGGAGTTGAATAACCCAGAATTCGAGGATGCTTTCATCATCGGGCATGGCATAGGAACGATTTCCGGCTATTTTTCCGGTAAAAAAATAAAAACGGCCGAGATCGGCAGCCAGATCGAGGAAATCAGCAGAACGTATTTCGGATACAGCGGGGATCATGTAAGAGTTGGCGACGGACGCCGCAAGCTTGAACAAGAGAGGGACGGAGCCTTTGATTATATAGTTCTCGACGCATTCAGCGACAAGGGAACACCCCGGCATTTGATGTCGGAGGAGTTCTTCCGCTTAGTCCGGGCCAAGCTGAATCCCTATGGCATAATGTTAATGAACCTGATGGGAAAAGGTGGAAACGATAGGCTAATTCAAGCGGTTTACACGACGTTGGCGTCTATATTTCCACATACCCAAGCGTTTGTTCTCCCCTCCGAAGGCGCTTCTACCCTTAAAAATATGATTCTCGCCGGCAGCAGCCGGCCTATCGCCTACAAAGCCCGCCAAATGGCGGGCTTTATCGGGACATTGCTCCCTCCCGGGCATATCCTTTCGGACTAA
- a CDS encoding cache domain-containing sensor histidine kinase, with amino-acid sequence MNRIKQFHSMGLRTKLMLLLLIITILPLGLLGMFSYRKASTEIQIKAYEIILENLSQVNHSLTDFVQDIEQLSMYLYSNEVIQEILSKSSSRSVAEKYEDEQTVNGILKSFLGFKSWDIQLYVIGVNGERYFTGDFLPPAYRDYQPNWGLFRKARIADGGAAWDTHYSLKKIEDYGAVLSSGRLLKSIETGETLGYFIVDIKESALADKYQKAHQYPGGEVYLLDANGYVISSSPSKQQVGTRLNKSYMDEVLSGTKGYFSAVDEGSDKMIIYDSSDSSGFKMVSVVPIGVLTKESHSIRNLTIFIVISCILISYCVAYLLSDYMTRPLRKLRLLMNEVEKGRMDVTFPSKYNDEVGHLGRSFNTMLRQINRLIHEGYEKQIQVQEAEIKAIQAQFTPHFLYNALDSINWMARINGIDAISKVALSLGNLLRFSIRRGNPVIPIGEDMKQIRNYLTIVQLRYRDKINIELDIDEEILDFYTPKLLLQPLVENAVGHGLEMKEGEGKLLIWAGVVDGNVQFIVEDDGVGMTGDKLAKLWEHEEESAQSAKTRIGLHNLKKRLELHFGQAYQLDVESEAGNGTKVTIRIPCIADPKEVERVV; translated from the coding sequence ATGAATCGGATCAAGCAGTTCCATTCCATGGGGTTAAGGACGAAATTAATGCTTCTGCTGCTGATCATCACGATATTGCCCCTCGGACTGCTTGGTATGTTCTCGTACCGCAAGGCTTCGACGGAAATTCAGATCAAGGCCTACGAAATTATTTTGGAGAATCTGTCTCAGGTCAATCATAGCTTGACCGATTTTGTGCAGGATATTGAACAATTATCCATGTATTTATACAGCAACGAGGTAATACAGGAGATATTATCCAAATCATCATCCCGGAGCGTGGCCGAGAAGTATGAGGATGAGCAGACGGTAAACGGGATTTTGAAGAGCTTTCTGGGGTTTAAATCCTGGGACATTCAGCTCTACGTGATCGGGGTGAACGGAGAACGTTATTTCACAGGCGATTTCTTGCCGCCCGCCTATCGTGACTACCAGCCGAACTGGGGGTTATTTCGCAAAGCAAGAATTGCGGACGGCGGCGCTGCTTGGGATACCCATTACTCCCTTAAGAAAATTGAGGATTACGGAGCTGTATTAAGCTCGGGAAGGCTTCTGAAATCTATAGAAACCGGGGAGACGCTCGGATATTTCATCGTGGATATTAAGGAGTCCGCGCTGGCGGATAAATACCAGAAGGCTCATCAGTATCCGGGCGGCGAGGTGTATTTGCTGGATGCGAACGGATATGTCATCTCCAGCAGCCCCTCCAAGCAGCAGGTCGGAACGCGTCTGAATAAAAGCTATATGGATGAAGTGCTGAGCGGCACCAAGGGCTATTTTTCCGCAGTGGACGAAGGGTCTGACAAAATGATTATTTATGACTCCTCGGATTCCTCCGGTTTCAAAATGGTGAGTGTCGTGCCAATTGGCGTATTGACGAAGGAAAGTCACAGTATCCGCAATTTGACGATATTTATCGTAATTTCTTGCATACTTATCAGTTATTGCGTTGCTTATTTGCTGTCAGACTATATGACACGTCCACTGCGCAAGCTTCGCTTATTGATGAATGAGGTGGAGAAGGGCAGAATGGATGTTACCTTCCCATCCAAATATAACGACGAGGTCGGACATCTGGGACGCAGTTTTAATACCATGCTCAGGCAGATCAACCGATTAATCCACGAAGGCTATGAGAAGCAGATTCAGGTGCAGGAGGCAGAAATCAAGGCGATTCAAGCGCAGTTCACGCCCCACTTTTTATATAATGCACTCGATTCCATTAACTGGATGGCGCGGATCAATGGAATCGATGCGATCAGCAAGGTGGCTTTATCGCTGGGCAACCTGCTTCGGTTCAGCATACGGCGCGGCAATCCGGTTATTCCGATTGGTGAGGATATGAAGCAAATTCGCAACTATTTGACGATTGTTCAACTTAGATACCGTGACAAAATTAATATAGAGCTTGATATTGACGAGGAGATTCTGGATTTCTACACACCGAAGCTTTTGCTGCAGCCGCTGGTGGAGAATGCGGTGGGGCACGGGCTGGAGATGAAGGAAGGCGAAGGGAAATTATTAATTTGGGCAGGCGTCGTAGACGGGAATGTACAATTCATCGTGGAGGACGATGGCGTCGGGATGACCGGGGACAAGCTTGCGAAGCTGTGGGAGCATGAAGAAGAAAGCGCACAGTCCGCGAAGACGCGGATCGGCCTGCACAATTTGAAGAAACGGCTGGAGCTGCATTTTGGGCAAGCGTATCAGCTGGATGTGGAGAGTGAAGCGGGCAATGGGACGAAGGTTACGATTCGTATTCCTTGTATTGCCGATCCGAAGGAGGTTGAGCGGGTTGTATAA
- a CDS encoding response regulator — protein sequence MYKVLITDDEWLIREGLKQTIDWQALECEIVAEASNGEQSLQAVKDFKPDILLTDIRMPVMNGMQLAEEAQRIHPNIRIIFLTGFDDFTYAQQAVKLKVADFILKPTNPDELLEVIEKVCGEIKASRENETVEQELREWVAAGYTIVLEKLLHDQLLGISNSKSLKMLTEIIDNHRLCNEGFRIALIQYEDHNYWHEQLKDELHDRLWDILMGPPVTLGGNRAALMIGADSGDNGKQLWSRIQEISGKSQLAIGLSLSHRSFDSMGQAHSEAVAALHFKRPGPGQKSGVHEFGDIEQWGEQPVTLDAANFKQVEAFIQTRYAEEISLQLLAAQFHVSEAHFSRLFRKATGTTFIDYVTQVRMEKAMELLCSPDSRIYEVSLAVGYQDSRYFSQLFRKATGKTPTEFRKDREFI from the coding sequence TTGTATAAAGTATTGATAACGGATGATGAATGGCTCATAAGGGAGGGACTGAAGCAGACGATTGACTGGCAAGCACTCGAATGTGAGATTGTGGCCGAGGCTTCGAACGGGGAGCAGTCGCTGCAAGCGGTCAAGGATTTTAAACCTGATATATTGCTGACCGATATTCGTATGCCGGTTATGAATGGAATGCAGCTCGCGGAAGAAGCACAGCGGATTCACCCTAATATTCGCATCATATTTTTAACGGGATTTGACGACTTTACATATGCGCAGCAGGCAGTGAAACTTAAGGTGGCTGATTTTATATTAAAGCCTACTAATCCAGACGAGTTATTGGAGGTCATAGAGAAAGTCTGTGGGGAAATCAAGGCCAGTAGGGAAAACGAAACGGTCGAACAGGAGCTTAGAGAATGGGTGGCGGCAGGGTATACCATTGTACTGGAGAAGCTTCTCCACGATCAATTGTTGGGGATTTCCAATTCGAAATCCTTGAAGATGTTAACGGAGATTATTGATAACCATCGGCTTTGCAATGAAGGCTTCCGCATTGCTCTAATTCAGTATGAAGACCATAATTACTGGCACGAGCAGCTGAAGGATGAACTGCATGACCGGTTATGGGATATACTCATGGGGCCTCCTGTGACGCTGGGCGGGAACCGTGCGGCGTTAATGATCGGGGCCGATTCGGGAGATAATGGTAAACAGCTCTGGAGCCGGATTCAAGAGATTTCAGGTAAAAGTCAGCTGGCTATTGGGCTAAGCTTGTCGCATCGAAGCTTCGACAGTATGGGCCAGGCTCACAGCGAGGCGGTCGCCGCGCTCCATTTCAAGCGCCCGGGTCCGGGGCAGAAGAGCGGAGTACATGAGTTTGGCGATATTGAGCAGTGGGGAGAACAGCCCGTAACTCTTGATGCCGCCAATTTCAAACAGGTGGAGGCATTCATTCAAACACGCTATGCGGAAGAGATATCATTGCAACTGCTCGCTGCCCAGTTTCATGTGAGTGAAGCACATTTCAGCAGACTGTTCCGTAAAGCTACGGGAACTACCTTTATTGATTATGTAACACAGGTGAGAATGGAAAAGGCGATGGAGCTGTTGTGCTCCCCGGATTCGCGGATATATGAGGTATCGCTTGCCGTCGGTTATCAGGATTCACGCTATTTCAGCCAGTTATTCCGCAAGGCTACGGGCAAGACGCCTACGGAATTCCGTAAAGATAGAGAATTCATATGA